In Melanotaenia boesemani isolate fMelBoe1 chromosome 7, fMelBoe1.pri, whole genome shotgun sequence, a single window of DNA contains:
- the LOC121643335 gene encoding leucine-rich repeat extensin-like protein 3, producing MVPVSGVSIDSETANDFLTHSRPKRNVDPRWYRGNPDFQAYYRYYSSIGHTEGLYEIDKLRMLYQQMRYLEHTYGPNASYFQNKLGVPMIMCDPATDKRCKHAPPPPMKGVPKATDLPATPPPAPPPAPAISQADVLFLCNNKDPLCKPHIVYLPTGSVPVLCDPRYHPHCTPQKAPPPAVVVKHSPPPPPKKSPPPPPVLVKKSPPAPIRIFKGMEYDCDPYWDPDCLIDHPPRPVKGKIVGPPPPPPPTEEEEAEPVEEPAPPAPKEKKLTVYPHPYYYPYPYDPRDELYDPARFQYPHPADSADPADEPAEESQ from the exons ATGGTCCCTGTGAGTGGCGTTAGTATCGACTCAGAAACAGCAAATGACTTTCTGACTCACTCCAGACCAAAACGAAATGTGGACCCCAGGTGGTACAGAGGAAACCCCGACTTCCAGGCTTACTACAGATACTACAGCAGCATCGGGCACACTGAAGGG CTCTACGAGATCGACAAGCTGAGGATGCTCTACCAGCAGATGAGGTACCTTGAGCACACCTATGGCCCAAATGCCTCATATTTCCAGAATAAATTGGGAGTGCCGATGATCATGTGCGACCCGGCTACAGACAAGCGGTGCAAACATGCTCCTCCACCTCCAATGAAAGGGGTCCCAAAAGCTACAGATCTCCCAGCAacccctcctcctgctcctcctcctgcccCTGCCATTTCCCAGGCTGATGTGCTGTTTCTGTGCAACAACAAGGACCCCCTCTGCAAGCCTCACATTGTCTACCTTCCCACTGGCTCTGTCCCTGTGCTCTGCGACCCTCGTTACCACCCTCACTGCACACCCCAGAAGGCCCCTCCACCTGCAGTTGTAGTTAAgcattctcctcctcctccgccaAAGAAGTCCCCCCCACCTCCTCCAGTCCTTGTCAAGAAGTCTCCCCCGGCCCCCATCCGCATCTTCAAGGGCATGGAGTACGACTGTGACCCCTACTGGGACCCAGACTGCCTGATCGACCACCCACCCAGACCTGTGAAGGGAAAGATTGTGggtcctccacctccacctcctcccactgaggaagaggaagcagaaCCTGTAGAGGAGCCAGCACCCCCTGCTCCCAAAGAGAAGAAACTAACTGTCTATCCTCACCCTTACTACTACCCTTACCCTTATGACCCCAGAGATGAGTTGTATGACCCGGCTCGCTTCCAGTACCCACATCCGGCTGACTCTGCTGACCCTGCCGACGAGCCCGCAGAGGAGAGCCAGTGA
- the cops6 gene encoding COP9 signalosome complex subunit 6 isoform X2: MATSNGGGMEVDGAASPSVMASGVTGSVSVALHPLVILNISDHWIRIRSQEGRPMQVIGALIGKQEGRNIEVMNSFELMSHTIDDKVHIDKEYYYTKEEQFKQVFKDMEFLGWYTTGGPPDQSDIHIHKQVCEIIESPLFLKLNPMTKHTDLPVSVYESVIDIISGEATMLFAELTYTLATEEAERIGVDHVARMTATGTGENSTVAEHLIAQHSAIKMLHSRVKIILEYVKAVEAGEVPFNHEILREANALCHRLPVLSTMKFKTDFYDQCNDVGLMAYLGTITKTCNSMNQFINKFNVLYDRQGIGRRMRGLFF; this comes from the exons ATGGCGACCAGCAATGGTGGAGGAATGGAAGTGGATGGGGCAG CCAGCCCCAGTGTCATGGCCTCCGGGGTCACTGGGAGCGTGTCTGTGGCCTTACACCCTCTGGTTATCCTTAACATATCTGACCACTGGATACGCATCCGTTCACAGGAGGGGCGACCAATGCAGG TGATTGGAGCTCTGATTGGGAAACAAGAAGGTAGAAACATTGAAGTTATGAACTCCTTCGAACTGATGTCTCACACCATAGACGACAAAGTGCACATTGATAAGGAGTACTACTATACCAAGGAGGAACAGT ttAAACAGGTTTTCAAAGATATGGAGTTCTTGGGTTGGTACACCACAGGCGGTCCCCCTGACCAGTCAGACATCCATATCCACAAACAG GTGTGTGAGATCATTGAGAGCCCTCTCTTCCTCAAACTCAACCCAATGACCAAACACACTGAT CTTCCTGTTAGCGTTTATGAATCTGTGATTGACATCATCAGTGGCGAG GCTACCATGTTGTTTGCTGAGCTGACATACACATTGGCCACAGAGGAAGCAGAAAGAATTGGCGTTGACCACGTTGCTCGAATGACAGCCACTGGCACTGGAGAAAACTCAACTG TGGCAGAACACCTTATAGCTCAGCATAGTGCGATAAAGATGCTCCACAGCCGAGTGAAGATCATTCTAGAGTACGTCAAAGCCGTGGAAGCAG GAGAGGTGCCATTTAACCATGAGATCCTTCGAGAAGCAAACGCCCTGTGCCACAGACTGCCAGTCCTCAGCACCATGAAATTCAAgacagacttctatgat CAATGTAATGACGTCGGCCTCATGGCCTACTTAGGCACCATCACCAAGACCTGCAACAGTATGAACCAGTTCATCAACAAGTTCAACGTCCTGTATGACAGACAGGGGATCGGCCGGAGGATGAGAGGACTCTTCTTTTGA
- the cops6 gene encoding COP9 signalosome complex subunit 6 isoform X1 yields the protein MATSNGGGMEVDGAASPSVMASGVTGSVSVALHPLVILNISDHWIRIRSQEGRPMQVIGALIGKQEGRNIEVMNSFELMSHTIDDKVHIDKEYYYTKEEQFKQVFKDMEFLGWYTTGGPPDQSDIHIHKQVCEIIESPLFLKLNPMTKHTDCPSLPQLPVSVYESVIDIISGEATMLFAELTYTLATEEAERIGVDHVARMTATGTGENSTVAEHLIAQHSAIKMLHSRVKIILEYVKAVEAGEVPFNHEILREANALCHRLPVLSTMKFKTDFYDQCNDVGLMAYLGTITKTCNSMNQFINKFNVLYDRQGIGRRMRGLFF from the exons ATGGCGACCAGCAATGGTGGAGGAATGGAAGTGGATGGGGCAG CCAGCCCCAGTGTCATGGCCTCCGGGGTCACTGGGAGCGTGTCTGTGGCCTTACACCCTCTGGTTATCCTTAACATATCTGACCACTGGATACGCATCCGTTCACAGGAGGGGCGACCAATGCAGG TGATTGGAGCTCTGATTGGGAAACAAGAAGGTAGAAACATTGAAGTTATGAACTCCTTCGAACTGATGTCTCACACCATAGACGACAAAGTGCACATTGATAAGGAGTACTACTATACCAAGGAGGAACAGT ttAAACAGGTTTTCAAAGATATGGAGTTCTTGGGTTGGTACACCACAGGCGGTCCCCCTGACCAGTCAGACATCCATATCCACAAACAG GTGTGTGAGATCATTGAGAGCCCTCTCTTCCTCAAACTCAACCCAATGACCAAACACACTGAT TGTCCTTCTCTCCCGCAGCTTCCTGTTAGCGTTTATGAATCTGTGATTGACATCATCAGTGGCGAG GCTACCATGTTGTTTGCTGAGCTGACATACACATTGGCCACAGAGGAAGCAGAAAGAATTGGCGTTGACCACGTTGCTCGAATGACAGCCACTGGCACTGGAGAAAACTCAACTG TGGCAGAACACCTTATAGCTCAGCATAGTGCGATAAAGATGCTCCACAGCCGAGTGAAGATCATTCTAGAGTACGTCAAAGCCGTGGAAGCAG GAGAGGTGCCATTTAACCATGAGATCCTTCGAGAAGCAAACGCCCTGTGCCACAGACTGCCAGTCCTCAGCACCATGAAATTCAAgacagacttctatgat CAATGTAATGACGTCGGCCTCATGGCCTACTTAGGCACCATCACCAAGACCTGCAACAGTATGAACCAGTTCATCAACAAGTTCAACGTCCTGTATGACAGACAGGGGATCGGCCGGAGGATGAGAGGACTCTTCTTTTGA
- the LOC121643182 gene encoding F-box/LRR-repeat protein 12-like, which yields MDEFKSCNLDYFPENILIDVLSYLSVRELVRAGRVCKKWKRLVKDQRLWRTVDLTAWKGVTSRILWVLLRQYLGCGLRCLRLRGLLLSARGGTFLSESWLRALSTKCPRLSKLYLLHADLRGLPNCQILPLSLRVLELRGCELPCGFFSQSLPNSPAHPHDRAEATSSVGAPQQGRGQKGKGSVSPLGICIERLVLNNVPSFRDQHLQSLTSWEKLSHLELRDTFRVTANGLRSCAAKDGVSGVEGLSRLKFLEIGITGRQGYQLQMASLGLGAGWLGLEELSLGGKEVGPGLLCASRLKDLKRLCLWTCTLSELQIVRSCRMLRGLRQLEFLDVIFQPRQSPPVDDEEGGGGEEQDGVEGAGAGPDSYEENRTLDDPFPSLRRSLAVLLPSCTLAFTNCSVQMNTD from the exons ATGGATGAATTTAAATCCTGTAATTTGGACTACTTTCCCgaaaacattttaatagatGTGTTGTCATATTTGAGCGTAAGGGAGCTTGTCAGAGCTGGGAg AGTGTGTAAGAAATGGAAACGGCTTGTCAAAGACCAAAGATTGTGGAGAACTGTCGATCTGACCGCATGGAAAGGG GTGACATCTCGTATCCTCTGGGTCCTGCTGCGTCAGTACCTGGGTTGTGGACTACGGTGCCTTCGCTTGCGTGGTTTGCTGCTCTCTGCCAGAGGTGGCACCTTTCTCTCTGAGTCTTGGCTAAGGGCTCTGTCCACAAAATGTCCACGCCTGAGTAAGCTCTATCTTCTGCATGCTGACCTAAGAGGCCTCCCAAACTGCCAGATCCTGCCTCTCTCTCTGCGAGTGTTGGAGCTGCGTGGTTGTGAGCTGCCTTGTGGGTTTTTCAGCCAAAGCCTGCCTAATTCACCTGCTCATCCCCACGATAGAGCAGAAGCCACATCCAGTGTGGGTGCTCCACAGCAAGGAAGGGGCCAGAAAGGAAAGGGGTCTGTCTCTCCTTTGGGGATTTGTATTGAGAGGTTAGTCCTCAACAATGTGCCCTCTTTCAGAGATCAGCACCTGCAGAGTCTGACATCATGGGAGAAGCTCAGTCACCTAGAGCTACGTGACACTTTCCGTGTAACAGCAAATGGGCTTAGAAGCTGTGCAGCTAAAGATGGTGTCTCTGGTGTGGAAGGGCTTTCCAGACTCAAGTTTCTGGAAATAGGCATTACGGGACGACAAGGCTACCAGTTACAGATGGCCTCGCTTGGGCTGGGTGCAGGATGGCTTGGCCTAGAGGAGCTGAGCCTTGGTGGTAAGGAGGTGGGGCCAGGCTTGCTCTGTGCCAGCCGTCTGAAGGACCTTAAACGTCTATGCCTGTGGACCTGCACACTCAGTGAGCTGCAGATAGTGCGGAGCTGCAGGATGCTTCGCGGACTCCGCCAGCTGGAGTTTCTTGATGTTATCTTCCAGCCCCGGCAGAGTCCACCAGTTGACGATGAGGAGGGAGGTGGTGGAGAAGAGCAGGATGGAGTGGAGGGTGCAGGTGCAGGTCCAGATAGTTATGAGGAGAATAGGACACTGGATGATCCTTTTCCCAGTCTGCGTCGCTCACTGGCCGTCCTGCTACCGTCCTGCACGCTGGCTTTCACCAACTGTTCTGTTCAAATGAATACAGACTGA